The Mustelus asterias chromosome 25, sMusAst1.hap1.1, whole genome shotgun sequence region GGGGATGGGAAACAAACTGGGCCATTTGCTGTTCATGAGTTTTGAATCCATGTCAAcaagtgacagaaagagagaatccaaccacgtGAAAGATGGGAGAGACGGACGCTTCGTTTCTCTCATCATTCGGCTTTCAATTAGTTGCAATTGGTGCAAGTGTTGAATTGCTGAGTTGCTGATCATATTGTGGGGCAGTGCAGATCCTGGCACTGTGATACGGTTAACCCTTCATGTGGAGCTTGATCAAATCCACAGCAAACAATTTGAATGGACAATCAGAGGCTTGTTGGAATACACCTAACATAAGTCTCTTTTCTATAGCTGCATGAACTGGGATTTAAAAACTTTCATGGAATAGATGGCAGTGACCGAATGTTGAAGATCGCTGAATCCAAAGGCCTGTATCAGAGATTGACAAGTTGGATTTTAACTTCAGATAGACCACTGCCTATAGAACCAGGTAACTAACAGAATCTATCACATCTAATTAGCACCCACAGACCCCAGGGAACAGGCCGCATTATTCTGGGGATCTCCTTTCTGATGTTTGGGTCCTTCGAGAAGCTGGTGTCCAAATATTTCAGAGACCTTTGGAGTTCCTCCACTCTCAGAGTCACAGAATCTTCAATGTGATTGATTGAGATTAAAAGGAACTGGAAATACTTTCTAAAGATTTCCTCTCAGCTTGTGacatgagtcatgatgtggagatgccggtgttggactggataTCTACTCGATAtcgagatatccactccatctgacgaaggagcagggctccaaaagctaatggcatttgctaccaaataaacctgttggactttaaactggtcttgttaaaactcttactttgtgaTATGAGGCAGGGTAACAGTTTGCCTGCAAAGTCTAACAAACATCTTTGTTGTTGTTTGAATTGTTGAAGGTTCCTATGATTTAGTGATGATTGTTGGTGGATTGGCTCAGCAACATCTTCCCTGTGATATCCTTCCAGAAATGCTGAGAGTCACCAAAACAGGTGAGCAGAAAGGTCCATTCCtgccagaccattcagcccatcaatgcaGCACCCACAGGAAGTACCACCGAAACAAGATGACTGCCACAGGGTAACAACAACAGGGGGCATGTAAAATTCTAGAAAGGTAACTCTTCAAACAGAAACAGGCAAATGGAAAGTGGAGGGTGAAGGATGTGAGTTTTAGAATCAAATTTTTCATTTCTTTCAAAGGATTCCTTGTAGATTAATTGTGGACAGATTTTCAAACAGGAACCCACTGTTCAAATATGCTGAGAGTGCGATCCTGAAAGCATGTTTGCAGTTTAACTGTGTTGTTGGGAAATGTTTATCTTACCTGTCCTTGTTTCACATTGACCTGTTAATGTATCTCTCCCGTAGGCGGCTTTATCTGTTTCACACTGAGAGCTGAGGAGAGTGATCACAGAAGCAAACTTCTTGCTTCAATCCAGGAGTTGGTGAGCAAGGGGCTGTGGGAAAAGGTTGTCGAACGACATGTGCAGAAATGGCAGAAGGAGATACTGAAGACAGGGCTGACAGAAGAGTACGTTGATGGAGTAGCGGCTGTCTACAGGAAGATATAACAATGCTGTCACCAATCCCAGGATAATCTGGGAGCTTCACATTTGAAAATTGTCATTGAATGATTTCAATGTGAAAATAAATGAGTGAAAATTCATCTGGTGCAAATAAAGCAGAGAGCGATTGTTCCTTTCCTTGTCTCTTTGTTCTTCATTTGTGCAGAGTGTGCTGCTGACGTTACATGGTGTGTGCACTGCAAGATATgtgttcatatatatatattattccaAAGTCTATAAGAGCCCAGGGCCTTGAAATCTCTTGTGTTTTTGTCTATTTTTCAGGTGTTGAACGGGTGGattagtgtccaagatggcgggtgGCTGATATGTTCACATATTGCACTGATGGAGCATCAGCCACCACTTTGTTCCAGGCAGGGATCCAGGATCCAGGCAGGAAATGGGCATCTGGCTCATTGTTGATAGAAGAACAGGTCTAGAGCCAATTGAAGGCCCATCTTGTAAAATTCCCCATAATTCCAGGAAATTTAGAGTGCAGCCTTGGCCACTCTCAGATACAGGGATGAGGGAATTGATTGGTTACAGGGTTGGCTCCTTGGGGACAAGGGGTATCCACTCAGGatgtggctgatgacacctgtgcggagGCCAGCGAGCACAGCAGAGGCTGTCACAATGAGGCTCATGCTGCTACTCATGCTTAGGTAAAGCAGATGTGTGGCCTGCTGACGATACGGTCCCGGTGTCTGGACCAACAGAGGGAAATGCCGGGTACAGACCCCACAGAGTTTTGCGCTTTGTTGTTGTGTGCTGTGCCTTCCACAACCTGGCGTTGCAACAGGGCAAGGAGTTGGCAATGGAGGAGATGAAGGAGTGGCACATCTCCTCTGATGAGGTGTAGGGTGCCAAGGCAGAATccctggaggaggtggaggaaagCCAGCAGGCAATGGCAAGGGCCTGCACCATGGCGCCCTGAACCACGAAGTTCATGCCCTGAACCATGGAGTCCATGGTCTGAACCAAGCAGTGAACATCCCGCGTCATGGCATGTACACCCTGCACCAAAGTCTTCACTGCAGGTACCACCCTGACAGTGTTAGCATCATTGGTACAATCTCCTCGGTCAGCAGAGGATAAGACTCCTCCGGCCGGTCTTGCAATGAGAGGTGAAGCTACCACCCTTCCTGATGTTCTTGACTTTGTAGATCCAGCAGCTGAGAGATGTCTGGGTCCAGAAGTGTGTCACCTGACTGAGGCTCAGCTGagtcctggcctccagcagtGGCCCGAGTGCCAGATCCCTGCGGGGGATcactgcctccacctgctgtggatagtcagaagcctgtCAACTATCCATTCCCACCGAGGTGTGAgtctctgcgctggtggaggtgtgggtgacagctgttACACCTCCTTGATGGCAAAGTCCATGAATTCGTCAGAGCTGCTCTCCTGCGAGTCTCCAAAGCTGCACTTGTGGTTGGGCTGGGCTGCTTCACTCATTTTCCTCCAAGGGGCAGTAGATGGCATTACTGCAGGGCAGGGCCATAAGGATAGGAAAGAGAGAATTCATGTGAGGGTGGCGAGATGGAAGAACATGTTGGGCGTCTTCACTTTTTTCCCCTTGCACCCACCTCATCGTCAGTGCAGAAGTAGTCCCCTTCTTCCCCAGCAAGCTGAGGGTTCCCTCCTTGAATGGTGAGAGGATTTTCAGTTTGGGCATGCCTTTGCCAGTCTGTGCTTGCTCCATGTTATTGTGAGCAGCTTATCCTGCAAGAAGATAGAAGTGGAGAGTGTAAATAGGACGTGTGCCAGTTCAGATGGTAAGGATGCATGGCATGTGTGGTTGGTGAGTGGAAGGTgggtgtgatggggagggggggatgaggaaaTGTGTAGGAGGGTGTGTGGGAGGCCTCCTGAGATGGCAGAGAGTGAGCTCCCGGAGGATGTTttttgggtgtgtgagtgggtgagcgtTGAGAAGTGAGAGGAGTGACTTACCCTGTCTGCACCgaggaggtcattcatcttcttcctgcactggatgccCATCCTCTTGTGCAGGAAGCTGGTGTTTACCAGCGCTGCCGCCACGTCCTTGCAGGGTTGGTGACTCAGCTGGTTGGTCTTCTACCCGCTTGAACCTCTGCTCCAccccatccagcatcctggtgaacgcACCCTCTGAGAACCCACGCAGCCTTCCTCGCAGCCATCCTCTTGACTGGACTtaaaacaagtgctggggaggcgTTTGAATGAAGCGACCCCGTGATTGAAAAGCTCAGGTGATACCAGGGTGAAAGAATCAAGAGTCAGCCCACCACAGGTACAGTGTGAAACTTGTGCAAAATTTTGTTTTCAAAGTGTCTAACAAATGACAAACGATACAaaaactcacccttgctgccagtGAACTGCTCAACACTTCTCACACTCAAAATGACATGAGCCAAAATTAGGGGAAATTCCACTCCATGGGTGTACAAAATTACAAATAACCCGAGTTACACCCTGTAGACCAGGCTCACCTGCTCCAAACACAACGAGAGTACTTGCATTCTTTAATGCATGAGGACATCTTCCATCTGGGAGTCAGAcggaaaaccagcctcccacactTTGTCAGCCACATTCTCTTCCCATTTCATAGGGGCTACTGTACAACCCCACCCTTGTGCTTGAAGTCATGTTAATGTCCCCCTTCTCCTGGGGGGGCTGGGAGTTTCCCCAGTGTCTGTCATCTATTCAAACCTTCTGACCAAAGGATACAGGACAGTGTGGGAACTGTCAGGATGGTTACCACCTTCCCTCGTCCTCACCCTGTTCCAGGTCCTGTTCATTTCTAAATACTTGAGAGATAAGGAAGTGCACAGGACACCATCCAACAGCTTAGAGATATCAACATGACAGTCTGAAATACGACTGTTCACAGGTCCAAGTGTTTAGCAATCCTCTTCCCAGAGAGAGAATCAATGCTGTTAGAAAATCACATCAAATTAAAAAAATATCCTCTTATTAAAGACCTTAATCTGTATAAACACAGTAGCTGCAAAAGCAGGTCTGAGGTTAGGAATCTTATGGCGAGTAATTCCTcttctgactcctcaaagcctgtctacaatctacaaggcacaaatcaggagtgtgatggaatactctccacttgccaggatgagtgcggctccaacaacaccatccagggcaaagctgcccacttgattggcacaccaATCATCACTTTCAATATTCACTGCCCCCATCACAGTGCGTACCAGTGACAAGATGGActacaagaactcaccaaggttccttaggcagcaccttctaaacacaTGACCTCTACTACCGAGAAGGACAacagcaacagatgcatggaaacaccaccacctgcaagttcctttctaagccactcaccagattaacagggatgttgcctggattggttggcatgccttatgaggataggctgagggagctcggtcttttctccttgtagAGACGAAGGTTGAgatgtgacctgatagaggtgtacaagatgttgagagatatagGTCAGGTGaattctctgaggctttttcccagggctgaaatggctgctacgagaggacacaggtttaaggtgctggggagtaggtacatagaaatcatagaaatcatagaaaccctacagtgcagaaggaggccattcggcccatcgagtctgcaccgaccacaatcccacccaggccctacccacacatatttacccgctaatcccactaacctacgcatctcagaactctaaggggcaatttatttttaacctggccaatcaacctaacccgcacatcttttggactgtgggaggaaaccggagcacccggaggaaacccacgcagacacgaggagaatgtgcaaactccacacagacagtgacccgagccgggaatcgaacccgggaccctggagctgtgaagcagcagtgctaaccactgtgctaccgtgccgtacaaaggagatgtcaggggtaagtttttcactcagagggtggtgggtgagtggaatcggctgccgtcagtggtggcggaggcaaactcgatagggtcttttaagagacttctggatgagtacatgggacttaataggattgagggttataggtaagcctgtatataagcctaggtaggtagggacatgaccggcgcaacttgtgggccgaagggccggtttgtgctgtattttttctatgttctgtgttctaaaagaatgagggcagatcttatagaaacatataagattatgaagggactagataagatagaagcaggaaagttgtttccactggcaggtgaaactagaagtagggggcacagcctcaaaataaggggaagcagatttaggactgagttgaggaggaacttcttcacacaaagggttgtgagtctgtggaattccctgcccagtgaagcagttgaggctgcctcattgaatgtttttaaggcaaggatggataaatttttgaacagtaaaggaattaagggttatggtgagcaggcgggtaagtggagctgagtccacaaaaagattagccatgatcttattgaatggcggagcaggctcgaggggccagatggcctactccttctcctagttcttattttcttataTTCTTAAAAGAACAGAAATGAAATTAACAGAGACAATACAATTACCTGTAACTTCTGAGCTACAGGGAATTGCAACTAAGGGCTGTAGTAACGTGGCTCCACCAGTTAAGAACAAACTTTAGGCATTTATTGATGAACAACAACTATTTACCAGGTGATGAAGATTCAAAGCTTCCAGACATGACTCTAGGATTGAACTGTTgggacaagcccagacaagttgaaTTGAAGCCCCAACTCAGTTTCCAATTGGCCAGCCTGGGTCACGTGACCCTTTCTGAAGACCTTAAAGGGACCAGACACCACATGTCTCCTCCTCCAAGTTCCTATACACACAGAATAATAGTTAACTTGATACTGTCTCCCATTATTTACACCAATGAACACTTTTAATCAGTCCATCAAAAACTCAATCTCTCTGGTGGCTTCCGCTCCCTTGTCGAGCGGTGCAACTCCACTGACAGGGGTGCTTCTGCTGGGGTACTTTCTGTAGGATCTGCCACACTTGGTCTCTCTTCTGGTACTGATtcttcaatctcctctgctccagtcGGAATAAATCTCGTACCTCATCACAGGCTGATTGGACATTCAATTCTCAGGCAGACAAGAACACTTCTGGCTGGCATCAATGAATCAGACTGTAACACTGGCTCCTGGGAAGATTCACATCCACACAAATGATCCACATGTTTCCTCAAAATCCTGTCTTGCATGCTCATTTCATAAGACAACAGTCCCGTCTTGGCCACAACAATTCCTGAAACTCAGCTTGGGCCACTTGCGTGGTTTTTCATAAAGACTGGAGCATCTATTTCCAATGATCGCACATCCTTAGTTGAATCATGGTTCCTCTTTTAGTTGCATTTGCCTCAACGATGCCTGATTAATTTGGCAATACCAGGTTTATCCTGGTCCTTAGGTGATGACCTATCAATAGTTCTGCCAGAGATATACCAATGGTCTAATCAGGGGTGGCCCCGCAAGCTAAAATGAACTGAGCTATTCTTGTTTCTAAAGATGGGGACGACTGTTTCTTTAAGCTGGCCTTGAATGTCTggactgcccactcagccagtcCATTGGATGAGGGATGTTACGGTGCAGTCCTTATGTGCTTTCCTCCATTGAAAGACATGAAACTTTGAAACTTGGCGATCGGGAATGCCATTCCATTATCTGACACGAGTATTTTAGATACTCCATGGGACGGGAAGCACTGGAAAAGCTTCTCAACGGTGGCATGTGTGATTGTGGGCCTCATCTCAAATACCTCCAGCCATCTGGAGTGGGCATTTACAGTAGTGGAAACATGGTGCCCAAAAATGTTCCTAATAAACAGTGTGGTCTCACACCCATGGCTGACCAGGCCATTTCCAGATGTTCCTAGGGGCCGGTGCTTCCTTTATTGCCCTTACTTTGTGCTCCATAGAATGCAATCCCTGGGCATCCACACGGTAG contains the following coding sequences:
- the LOC144511936 gene encoding methyltransferase-like protein 27 isoform X2 — translated: MAPGKMPKLQQPEYPFCEVECSGTDMAAAIKNLKTSYSNLETDERVKFYDSWAQDYEQHMSVMDYQAPRFGVGTVDSVYVGDRENALVLDVPCGTGLVADGLHELGFKNFHGIDGSDRMLKIAESKGLYQRLTSWILTSDRPLPIEPGSYDLVMIVGGLAQQHLPCDILPEMLRVTKTGGFICFTLRAEESDHRSKLLASIQELVSKGLWEKVVERHVQKWQKEILKTGLTEEYVDGVAAVYRKI
- the LOC144511936 gene encoding methyltransferase-like protein 27 isoform X3; the protein is MAAAIKNLKTSYSNLETDERVKFYDSWAQDYEQHMSVMDYQAPRFGVGTVDSVYVGDRENALVLDVPCGTGLVADGLHELGFKNFHGIDGSDRMLKIAESKGLYQRLTSWILTSDRPLPIEPGSYDLVMIVGGLAQQHLPCDILPEMLRVTKTGGFICFTLRAEESDHRSKLLASIQELVSKGLWEKVVERHVQKWQKEILKTGLTEEYVDGVAAVYRKI
- the LOC144511936 gene encoding methyltransferase-like protein 27 isoform X1; the protein is MGESRVGHFTGFAHTFPTHARLPQPESRRSRDHAGNQWEDQVECSGTDMAAAIKNLKTSYSNLETDERVKFYDSWAQDYEQHMSVMDYQAPRFGVGTVDSVYVGDRENALVLDVPCGTGLVADGLHELGFKNFHGIDGSDRMLKIAESKGLYQRLTSWILTSDRPLPIEPGSYDLVMIVGGLAQQHLPCDILPEMLRVTKTGGFICFTLRAEESDHRSKLLASIQELVSKGLWEKVVERHVQKWQKEILKTGLTEEYVDGVAAVYRKI